One Bradyrhizobium sp. ISRA464 genomic window carries:
- a CDS encoding DUF2232 domain-containing protein translates to MIGIFIVALAAGAASALMFASIISGALISLLLFYLAPLPLMVTALGWGPLAAAIGGIIAAASVGAILGLPYGIAFATMVALPGWWLGHLALLGRPISGAPAGDAAEAAPPQLEWYPVGRILLWVAAFAVVTTAGTLLTLGWDAQTITSELRRGLLKVFSAGNAQSSDKIEQLVKLLVVVAPIAATVVAMVTLTVNLWLAGKVTQISGRLNRPWPELRSTALPPMTLVALLVAIGLSFVGGLLAILAQIVTTALVIVYTLVGFAVLHTVTLSLTNRSFWLGCAYTAVVVFTWPIAAMVALGIADTLFGLRQRYLRSRPPPLPAS, encoded by the coding sequence ATGATCGGAATATTCATCGTTGCACTTGCGGCTGGCGCGGCGTCGGCGCTGATGTTCGCCTCGATCATTTCGGGCGCGCTGATCTCGTTGCTGCTGTTCTATCTCGCACCGTTGCCGCTGATGGTGACGGCGCTCGGCTGGGGTCCGCTCGCTGCCGCGATCGGCGGCATCATCGCGGCCGCAAGCGTCGGTGCGATCCTCGGACTTCCCTACGGGATCGCCTTTGCCACGATGGTTGCCCTGCCCGGCTGGTGGCTCGGCCATCTCGCGCTGCTCGGCCGGCCGATCAGCGGCGCCCCCGCTGGCGATGCCGCGGAAGCAGCCCCTCCACAGCTCGAATGGTATCCAGTCGGCCGCATCCTGCTCTGGGTCGCGGCCTTCGCCGTTGTCACCACGGCCGGCACGCTGCTGACGCTCGGCTGGGACGCCCAGACGATTACCTCTGAGCTGCGGCGCGGGCTGCTCAAGGTGTTCAGTGCCGGCAACGCGCAGTCCAGCGACAAGATCGAGCAGCTCGTCAAGCTGCTCGTGGTCGTCGCGCCGATCGCAGCAACGGTCGTAGCGATGGTCACGCTGACGGTGAACCTGTGGCTCGCCGGCAAGGTCACGCAGATCTCGGGACGCTTGAACCGGCCCTGGCCGGAGCTGCGCTCGACCGCGCTGCCGCCGATGACGCTGGTCGCGCTGCTGGTGGCGATCGGCCTGAGTTTCGTCGGCGGCCTTCTCGCCATCCTGGCACAGATCGTCACGACCGCGCTGGTGATCGTCTACACCCTCGTCGGCTTCGCCGTGCTGCACACGGTAACGCTGTCGCTCACCAACCGCAGCTTCTGGCTGGGCTGCGCCTACACCGCCGTCGTCGTCTTCACCTGGCCGATCGCCGCGATGGTGGCGCTCGGCATTGCCGATACCCTGTTCGGATTGCGGCAACGTTACCTGCGCAGCAGGCCGCCGCCGCTGCCGGCATCCTGA
- the rplI gene encoding 50S ribosomal protein L9, whose amino-acid sequence MEVILLERVAKLGQMGEIVRVKDGYARNFLLKRGKALRATADNRAKYDGMKAELEANNIKAKGEAAQVAEKIDGRDIVIIRQASESGQLFGSVSVRDIVAALAADGVTVTRPQVWLDTPIKVIGQQKVTIAVHPEVEASIVVTVARSADEAERIKRGEDISTRQEDQDAAAEALAAAGEFFDPEAQHDEVEPAPAAEEEK is encoded by the coding sequence ATGGAAGTCATTCTGCTGGAACGCGTGGCCAAGCTTGGCCAGATGGGCGAGATCGTGCGCGTCAAGGACGGGTATGCCCGCAACTTCTTGCTGAAGCGCGGCAAGGCGCTGCGCGCCACCGCCGACAACCGCGCCAAGTATGACGGCATGAAGGCCGAACTCGAGGCCAACAACATCAAGGCCAAGGGCGAAGCCGCCCAGGTCGCCGAGAAGATCGACGGCCGCGACATCGTCATCATCCGCCAGGCCTCCGAATCCGGCCAGCTGTTCGGCTCGGTCTCGGTGCGCGACATCGTCGCCGCGCTGGCCGCCGACGGCGTCACCGTGACGCGTCCGCAGGTCTGGCTGGATACGCCGATCAAGGTGATCGGCCAGCAGAAGGTCACGATCGCCGTCCACCCGGAAGTCGAGGCCAGCATCGTCGTGACGGTCGCCCGCTCCGCCGACGAGGCCGAGCGGATCAAGCGCGGCGAGGACATCTCGACCCGCCAGGAAGACCAGGACGCTGCCGCCGAGGCGCTCGCCGCCGCCGGCGAATTCTTCGATCCGGAAGCGCAGCACGACGAGGTCGAGCCGGCGCCGGCAGCCGAAGAAGAGAAGTAA
- a CDS encoding PaaI family thioesterase, whose translation MSETDPDFAPIATRIRDNVGRQGFMGHVGAELAELSRGACTLAVDRRPELLQQHGLFHGGVTAFLVDNATTIAAATSRGQPALTAEYKLNLLSPASGDRLICRARVIKPGRQVAVVAADVFCVIDGKERHTATALASIAMLDDAAAARIQSPA comes from the coding sequence ATGAGCGAAACCGATCCGGACTTTGCGCCGATTGCGACACGGATCCGCGACAATGTCGGCCGCCAGGGCTTCATGGGCCATGTCGGCGCGGAATTGGCGGAGCTGTCGCGCGGCGCCTGCACGCTCGCGGTCGACCGCCGGCCCGAACTGTTGCAGCAGCACGGCCTGTTTCACGGCGGGGTCACGGCGTTCCTGGTCGACAATGCCACGACGATCGCGGCCGCGACGTCGCGCGGCCAGCCCGCGCTGACGGCGGAGTACAAGCTGAACCTGCTGTCGCCGGCGTCGGGCGATCGCCTGATCTGCCGCGCGCGGGTGATCAAGCCGGGACGTCAGGTCGCGGTGGTCGCAGCCGACGTGTTCTGCGTGATCGATGGCAAGGAAAGGCATACCGCGACGGCGCTGGCGTCGATCGCGATGCTCGACGACGCGGCGGCGGCACGAATCCAAAGCCCGGCCTGA
- a CDS encoding TetR/AcrR family transcriptional regulator, with protein sequence MTTAREDLLEAGLAVFDRDGFEGATVAAIRTRARASNGSFFHFFASKKELAGTLFLEILQRYHAAIMTSVDASCGASEGVARLIRAHLDWVVSNRREARFLFEISRSEWSEEVRGAQRSENARLADGIERWRAPLLARGELLPMSAVLFFSQIIGPAQIFCRAYLSGRDRSDPREQVETLIACAIRAVVAPGAAHRAGGTS encoded by the coding sequence GTGACCACAGCGCGCGAGGATCTGCTGGAAGCGGGGCTGGCGGTGTTCGATCGGGATGGCTTCGAAGGCGCGACGGTTGCCGCGATCCGGACCCGGGCGCGGGCCTCCAATGGCAGCTTCTTCCACTTCTTCGCCTCGAAGAAGGAGCTGGCCGGAACTCTCTTCCTGGAGATCCTGCAGCGCTACCACGCCGCGATCATGACCTCGGTCGATGCATCCTGCGGCGCGAGCGAGGGCGTTGCGCGGCTGATCCGCGCCCATCTCGATTGGGTCGTGAGCAACCGGCGCGAGGCGCGTTTCCTGTTCGAGATTTCGCGCAGCGAGTGGAGCGAGGAGGTGCGCGGCGCCCAGCGCAGCGAGAATGCGCGGCTCGCCGACGGGATCGAGCGCTGGCGCGCGCCGCTGCTTGCCCGCGGCGAATTGCTGCCGATGAGCGCGGTGCTGTTCTTCAGCCAGATCATCGGTCCGGCGCAGATCTTCTGCCGGGCCTATCTGTCGGGCCGCGACCGCAGCGACCCGCGGGAACAGGTCGAGACGCTGATCGCCTGCGCGATCCGCGCGGTGGTGGCGCCGGGAGCGGCGCACAGAGCAGGAGGGACTTCATGA
- a CDS encoding cyclopropane-fatty-acyl-phospholipid synthase family protein, translating into MDRLLRYFLGHFVRRGSITFTTASGMKFTCGDGSGIPVAVRFTSTAAEARVLLDPELYLGEAYMDGTFVVEQGTIADALAVLMGQAKILPNYARLQSGLRFLGRRIQQLNVRGRSRNNVARHYDLDGRLYSLFLDADKQYSCAYFETPDATLDDAQLAKKRHLTAKLLVRPGDRVLDIGSGWGGLGLYLAEMTGADVTGVTLSTEQLQISNARAAERNLAQSARFLLQDYRDIPGPFDRIISVGMFEHVGVAFYETFFERCAELLSDDGVMMLHSIGRSTGPDVTSPWIRKYIFPGGYIPALSEVMPAIEKAGLLVCDMEILRLHYAETLKAWRDRFMARREEAVRLYDERFARMWEFYLAASEMSFRVQNMMNFQLQLTKRQGIVPMTRDYIGREEARLRLKEADAATPRLQLAGE; encoded by the coding sequence ATGGATCGATTGTTGCGATACTTCTTGGGGCACTTCGTTCGGCGCGGTTCGATCACGTTCACGACCGCAAGCGGAATGAAATTCACCTGCGGCGACGGAAGCGGCATACCGGTTGCCGTCCGTTTCACGAGCACCGCGGCTGAAGCCCGCGTTCTCCTCGATCCAGAGCTCTATCTCGGCGAAGCCTACATGGACGGCACGTTCGTGGTGGAACAAGGCACCATCGCGGATGCGCTGGCGGTCCTGATGGGCCAAGCCAAAATACTGCCGAACTATGCCCGACTGCAGTCGGGCCTGCGCTTCCTCGGACGGCGCATCCAGCAGCTCAATGTCCGGGGCCGGTCCAGGAACAACGTCGCCCGCCACTACGATCTCGATGGGCGCCTCTACTCGCTCTTTCTCGACGCCGACAAGCAATATAGTTGCGCCTACTTCGAGACGCCCGATGCGACGCTGGACGATGCCCAGCTCGCCAAGAAGCGCCACCTCACCGCCAAGCTTCTGGTGCGGCCCGGCGACCGCGTCCTCGACATCGGCTCCGGCTGGGGCGGACTTGGGCTTTATCTCGCCGAAATGACCGGCGCCGACGTCACCGGCGTCACGCTGTCGACCGAACAGCTGCAGATTTCCAATGCCCGCGCCGCCGAGCGCAACCTTGCCCAGTCGGCGCGTTTCCTGCTGCAGGACTATCGCGACATCCCCGGCCCGTTCGACCGCATCATCTCGGTCGGCATGTTCGAACATGTCGGGGTGGCCTTCTACGAGACCTTCTTCGAGCGCTGCGCCGAGCTCCTGAGCGACGACGGCGTCATGATGCTGCATTCGATCGGCCGCTCGACCGGTCCCGACGTCACCAGCCCCTGGATCAGGAAATACATCTTCCCCGGCGGCTACATCCCGGCCCTCTCCGAGGTCATGCCCGCAATCGAGAAGGCCGGCCTCCTGGTCTGCGACATGGAAATCCTGCGCCTGCACTACGCGGAGACGCTGAAGGCGTGGCGCGACCGGTTCATGGCGCGACGCGAGGAGGCCGTCCGCCTCTATGACGAGCGCTTTGCCAGGATGTGGGAGTTCTATCTGGCGGCGTCGGAGATGTCGTTCCGCGTGCAGAACATGATGAACTTCCAGCTGCAACTCACCAAGCGGCAAGGCATCGTGCCGATGACGCGCGACTATATCGGCCGCGAGGAAGCGCGGCTGCGGCTCAAGGAGGCGGACGCCGCCACGCCCCGGCTGCAGCTCGCCGGCGAGTAA
- a CDS encoding replicative DNA helicase, whose protein sequence is MALIDSNVHTLAPDAGTPAYRSAPHNIEAEQSLLGAILVNNDAFYRVSDFLEPKHFFETIHQQIYETAGSLIRMGKVATPITLKTFLPADLDIGGMTVSQYLARLAAEATTIINAQDYGRTIYDLCLRRDLIRIGEEIVNVAYDAPVDFAPRAQIEDAERQLYSLAETGRYDGGFQRFSQALTVAVDMAAKAFQRDGKLSGISTGLRDLDARMGGLQPSDLIVLAGRPGMGKTSLATNIAYNIAKAYVPEVQADGTTKAVNGGAVGFFSCEMSGEQLATRILAERTGIPSSLIRRGGITEMDFEKIRDCSIELQSLPFYVDETGGLSISQLTARARRLKRQKGLDLIVIDYIQLLQGSGKRGNDNRVQEITEITTSLKALAKELNVPVIALSQLSRQVENRDDKRPQLSDLRESGSIEQDADVVMFVYREEYYLANKEPRPGTPEHEKWQTEMGLAHGKAEVIIGKQRHGPTGTVELHFEASVTRFGDLAPDGQVPDRGY, encoded by the coding sequence ATGGCCTTGATTGATTCGAACGTCCACACGCTCGCACCTGACGCCGGAACACCGGCGTACCGGAGTGCACCGCACAACATCGAAGCGGAGCAGAGCCTTCTGGGCGCGATCCTGGTCAATAATGACGCCTTCTACCGGGTCTCGGACTTCCTGGAGCCGAAGCACTTCTTCGAAACCATCCACCAGCAGATCTACGAAACTGCCGGAAGTCTGATCCGGATGGGTAAGGTCGCGACCCCCATCACGCTGAAGACTTTCCTGCCCGCCGATCTCGACATCGGCGGCATGACGGTCAGCCAATACCTCGCCCGGCTTGCCGCCGAGGCGACCACCATCATCAACGCGCAGGATTACGGCCGCACGATCTATGACCTCTGCCTGCGCCGCGACCTGATCCGGATCGGCGAAGAGATCGTCAACGTCGCCTACGACGCGCCGGTGGATTTCGCTCCCCGCGCGCAGATCGAGGATGCCGAACGGCAGCTCTACTCGCTCGCCGAGACCGGCCGCTATGACGGCGGCTTCCAGCGCTTCTCGCAGGCCCTCACGGTTGCCGTCGACATGGCGGCGAAGGCGTTCCAGCGCGACGGCAAGCTGTCGGGCATCTCGACCGGCCTGCGCGACCTCGACGCCCGGATGGGCGGCTTGCAGCCGTCCGACCTCATCGTTCTCGCCGGCCGCCCCGGCATGGGCAAGACGTCGCTGGCGACCAACATCGCCTACAACATCGCCAAGGCCTACGTGCCGGAGGTGCAGGCGGACGGCACCACCAAGGCCGTCAACGGCGGCGCCGTCGGCTTCTTCTCCTGCGAAATGAGCGGCGAGCAGCTCGCCACCCGTATTCTGGCCGAGCGCACCGGCATCCCCTCGAGCCTGATCCGCCGTGGCGGCATCACCGAAATGGACTTCGAGAAGATCCGCGACTGCTCGATCGAGCTGCAGTCGCTGCCGTTCTACGTCGACGAGACCGGCGGCCTGTCGATCTCGCAGCTCACCGCCCGCGCCCGCCGTCTCAAGCGGCAGAAGGGTCTCGACCTGATCGTGATCGACTACATCCAGCTGCTGCAAGGCTCGGGCAAGCGCGGCAACGACAACCGCGTGCAGGAAATTACCGAGATCACCACCAGCCTGAAGGCGTTGGCGAAGGAATTGAACGTTCCCGTGATCGCTCTCTCGCAGCTCTCGCGTCAGGTCGAAAACCGCGACGACAAGCGGCCGCAGCTCTCCGACCTTCGTGAATCGGGCTCGATCGAGCAGGACGCCGACGTCGTGATGTTCGTCTATCGCGAGGAATACTACCTCGCGAACAAGGAGCCGCGCCCCGGCACCCCCGAACACGAGAAGTGGCAGACCGAGATGGGCCTCGCCCACGGTAAGGCCGAAGTCATCATCGGCAAGCAGCGCCACGGCCCGACCGGAACCGTCGAACTGCACTTCGAAGCCAGCGTCACCCGATTCGGCGATCTCGCGCCCGACGGCCAGGTTCCGGATCGCGGCTACTAA
- the alr gene encoding alanine racemase → MNIVTDAKSQLTLEASLVAADPAATGILTVDLDAIVANWRRLEKTAVPAECAAVVKANAYGCGAEQVARALANAGCKTFFVATVDEAAVVRAAAPQATIYSLGGFFQNTGDRYAKIDCKPVIGDFNELAEWDVFCRRSGWSGGAAIHIDTGMNRLGLTVSEAQGIIPRINAGDHGITLVMSHLASAELLNNPTNARQLATFREIASLFTGVPASLANSSGVFLGPHFQFDIVRPGCALYGVNPTPEADNPMQQVVDLKARIVQIRNIDRGETVGYGGTWTARRPTRLAIVAAGYADGYFRAASANDGTRGAEVVVAGKRCPIAGRVSMDLIAVDITDLDKNAARRGHMVTLIGEGITVDELAHHFGTIGYEVLTSLGRRFARVYKGGGAAAEPVAPPPAASVAASS, encoded by the coding sequence ATGAACATCGTGACCGATGCGAAATCGCAACTGACGCTCGAAGCCAGCCTGGTGGCGGCCGATCCGGCCGCCACCGGCATCCTCACCGTCGACCTCGACGCCATCGTCGCCAACTGGCGCAGGCTCGAGAAGACCGCGGTCCCGGCCGAATGCGCCGCCGTGGTCAAGGCCAACGCCTATGGCTGCGGCGCCGAGCAGGTTGCGCGCGCGCTCGCCAATGCCGGTTGCAAGACCTTCTTCGTCGCCACAGTGGATGAGGCCGCCGTCGTGCGCGCGGCAGCTCCCCAGGCCACCATCTATTCGCTCGGCGGCTTCTTCCAGAACACCGGCGACCGCTACGCCAAGATCGATTGCAAGCCTGTGATCGGCGACTTTAACGAACTCGCCGAATGGGACGTGTTCTGCCGCCGCTCCGGCTGGTCCGGCGGCGCGGCGATCCATATCGATACCGGAATGAACCGGCTCGGGCTTACAGTCAGCGAGGCGCAGGGCATCATCCCGCGCATCAACGCCGGCGACCACGGCATCACGCTGGTGATGAGCCACCTCGCCTCCGCCGAGTTGCTCAACAATCCCACCAATGCCAGGCAGCTCGCGACCTTCCGCGAAATCGCAAGCCTGTTCACGGGCGTGCCGGCCTCGCTCGCGAACTCGTCCGGCGTCTTCCTCGGCCCGCATTTCCAGTTCGACATCGTTCGTCCCGGCTGCGCGCTCTATGGCGTCAATCCGACGCCGGAGGCCGACAACCCGATGCAGCAGGTGGTCGACCTCAAGGCGCGCATCGTGCAGATCCGCAACATCGATCGCGGCGAGACCGTCGGCTATGGCGGCACCTGGACCGCACGACGGCCGACCCGCCTTGCGATCGTCGCGGCCGGCTATGCCGACGGTTATTTCCGCGCCGCCAGCGCCAATGACGGCACCCGCGGCGCCGAAGTGGTAGTCGCCGGCAAGCGCTGCCCGATCGCGGGCCGTGTCTCGATGGACCTGATCGCGGTCGACATCACCGATCTCGACAAGAACGCCGCGCGCCGTGGCCACATGGTAACGCTGATCGGCGAAGGCATCACGGTCGACGAGCTCGCGCATCATTTCGGCACGATCGGCTATGAGGTGCTGACTAGCCTCGGCCGCCGCTTCGCGCGGGTCTACAAGGGCGGCGGTGCCGCTGCCGAGCCGGTGGCGCCACCGCCGGCTGCGTCTGTCGCGGCATCGAGCTGA
- a CDS encoding exodeoxyribonuclease III, producing MKIATFNINNINRRLPNLLRWLHAAKPDVVSLQELKASDAEFPHAAIEKAGYGAVWQGQKTWNGVAILAHKAAPVLIRTALPGDRDDHEARYIEAAVRGIVVTSLYLPNGNPQPGPKFDYKLAWFKRLRTHAAKLLKQDVPVVLAGDYNVAPTPFDIYPTRSWDKDALIQPKSRAAFKALVDQGWCDAIRTLHPDAPMFTFWDYKRNRWPRDAGLRLDHLLLSPALASRLEKAGVDRDIRGEDGASDHAPAWVVLK from the coding sequence ATGAAGATCGCGACCTTCAACATCAACAACATCAATCGCCGCCTGCCGAACCTGTTGCGCTGGCTGCACGCGGCGAAACCCGACGTCGTCAGCCTGCAGGAGCTCAAGGCGAGCGACGCCGAGTTTCCGCATGCAGCGATCGAGAAAGCCGGCTATGGCGCAGTGTGGCAGGGGCAGAAGACGTGGAACGGCGTCGCGATCCTCGCGCACAAGGCCGCGCCGGTCTTGATCCGCACCGCCCTGCCCGGCGACCGCGACGACCATGAGGCGCGCTACATCGAGGCCGCCGTGCGCGGCATCGTGGTCACCAGCCTCTATCTGCCGAACGGCAATCCGCAGCCCGGACCGAAGTTCGACTACAAGCTCGCCTGGTTCAAGCGGCTGCGCACGCATGCCGCCAAGCTGCTCAAGCAAGACGTTCCGGTCGTGCTCGCCGGCGACTACAACGTCGCGCCCACGCCGTTCGACATCTATCCGACCCGCTCCTGGGACAAGGACGCGCTGATCCAGCCGAAGAGCCGCGCCGCGTTCAAGGCGCTGGTCGACCAGGGCTGGTGCGATGCGATCCGCACGCTGCATCCTGACGCGCCGATGTTCACCTTCTGGGACTACAAGCGCAACCGCTGGCCGCGCGATGCCGGCTTGCGGCTCGATCATCTCCTGCTCAGCCCCGCGCTGGCGTCGCGGCTCGAAAAGGCCGGCGTCGATCGCGACATCCGCGGCGAGGACGGCGCCAGCGACCATGCGCCGGCGTGGGTGGTGTTGAAGTGA
- a CDS encoding sulfite exporter TauE/SafE family protein: MGYLFVPIVGLVAGTISGIVGTGSSIMLMPILVYQFGPKQAVPIMAVASVMANLSRILAWWREVDWRPCVAYSVTGIPAAALGARTLLALPSRAVDVAIGVFLIAMVPVRHWLARHRLKARLWHLAIGGAVIGYLTGIVVSTGPLSVPLFLFYGLSRGAFLATEAASSLGLYVSKSVTFERFGALTATVALKGLIAGASLMAGAFIAKRFVLRLKPEAFRLLMDGIMLIAGASLLWSAVLR, encoded by the coding sequence GTGGGCTATCTCTTCGTCCCCATCGTCGGCCTGGTCGCAGGCACCATCTCCGGCATCGTCGGCACCGGCTCGTCGATCATGCTGATGCCGATCCTGGTCTATCAGTTCGGGCCGAAGCAGGCCGTGCCCATCATGGCGGTCGCGTCCGTGATGGCCAATCTCTCGCGCATCCTGGCCTGGTGGCGCGAGGTCGACTGGCGCCCCTGCGTGGCCTATTCCGTCACCGGCATTCCGGCCGCAGCGCTCGGCGCGCGGACGCTGCTCGCTCTGCCCTCGCGCGCGGTCGACGTCGCGATCGGCGTGTTTCTGATCGCGATGGTGCCGGTGCGGCACTGGCTGGCGCGGCACAGACTGAAGGCCAGGCTCTGGCATCTCGCGATCGGCGGCGCCGTGATCGGTTACCTCACCGGCATCGTGGTCTCGACCGGGCCGCTCAGCGTGCCGCTGTTCCTGTTCTACGGCCTTTCGCGCGGCGCGTTCCTCGCCACCGAAGCGGCAAGCTCGCTCGGGCTCTATGTGAGCAAGTCGGTGACGTTCGAGCGCTTCGGCGCACTCACCGCCACTGTGGCGCTGAAGGGTCTGATCGCCGGCGCGTCGCTGATGGCCGGCGCCTTCATCGCCAAGCGCTTCGTGCTGCGCCTGAAGCCCGAGGCGTTTCGCTTGCTGATGGACGGCATCATGCTGATCGCCGGCGCATCACTGCTGTGGTCGGCCGTATTGCGCTAG
- the radA gene encoding DNA repair protein RadA, whose translation MAKNTISFVCQNCGVAYNRWQGKCDACGEWNTLAEEDTSGSVPVSIRSKRKGRTFALESLSGKTQDAPRLSSGMAELDRVTGGGFVRGSVLLVGGDPGIGKSTLLTQATSMMARAGHRVVYISGEEAVAQVRLRADRLGLADAPVQLASETSVEDIVSTLSEGTVPRLIVIDSIQTMWTDTVESAPGTVTQVRASAQALIRFAKKTGAAIILVGHVTKDGQIAGPRVVEHMVDAVLSFEGEGSQQFRILRSVKNRFGATDEIGVFEMTGLGLREVTNPSELFLSERDLGSPGTAVFAGIEGTRPVLVELQALVAPTSLGTPRRAVVGWDPSRLSMVLAVLEAHCGVKLSGHDVYLNVAGGLRIQEPAADLAAAAALVSSLVNAPLPTDAVYFGEISLSGAVRPVAQTPARLKEALKLGFGRAILPESARGETGGDAGLSLNSVGNLTTLVAEIAARGTPRGNRGAPRGDQGDSGSPDPVEKNATGPIPSRDRLKRA comes from the coding sequence ATGGCCAAGAACACAATCTCCTTCGTCTGCCAGAACTGCGGCGTGGCGTATAATCGCTGGCAGGGCAAGTGCGACGCCTGCGGCGAATGGAACACGCTGGCCGAGGAAGATACCTCGGGTTCGGTGCCGGTCTCGATCCGCAGCAAGCGCAAGGGCCGGACGTTCGCGCTGGAGTCGCTCTCGGGCAAGACCCAGGACGCCCCGCGCCTCTCCTCTGGCATGGCCGAGCTCGATCGCGTTACCGGCGGCGGCTTCGTGCGCGGTTCGGTGCTGCTGGTCGGCGGCGACCCCGGCATCGGCAAGTCGACGCTGCTGACGCAGGCGACCAGCATGATGGCGCGCGCCGGGCATCGCGTGGTCTACATCTCGGGCGAAGAAGCGGTGGCGCAGGTGCGGCTGCGAGCGGACCGGCTCGGGCTCGCCGATGCGCCGGTGCAGCTGGCGTCGGAGACCTCGGTCGAGGATATCGTCTCGACGCTGTCGGAAGGCACCGTCCCCCGCCTGATCGTGATCGACTCGATCCAGACCATGTGGACCGACACCGTCGAATCGGCGCCCGGCACCGTCACCCAGGTCCGCGCCTCCGCGCAGGCGCTGATCAGATTTGCCAAGAAGACCGGGGCTGCGATCATCCTGGTCGGCCACGTCACCAAGGACGGCCAGATCGCAGGCCCCCGCGTGGTCGAGCACATGGTCGACGCGGTGCTGTCATTCGAGGGTGAAGGCTCGCAGCAGTTCCGCATCCTGCGCTCGGTGAAGAATCGCTTCGGCGCGACCGATGAGATCGGCGTGTTCGAGATGACGGGGCTCGGCCTGCGCGAGGTCACCAATCCGTCCGAACTATTCCTCTCTGAACGCGACCTCGGCAGCCCCGGCACGGCGGTATTCGCCGGCATCGAGGGCACGCGGCCGGTGCTGGTCGAATTGCAGGCGCTGGTGGCGCCGACCTCGCTTGGTACGCCCCGCCGCGCCGTGGTCGGCTGGGACCCGAGCCGGCTGTCGATGGTGCTGGCGGTGCTGGAGGCCCATTGCGGGGTGAAACTCTCCGGCCACGACGTCTATCTCAACGTCGCCGGCGGGTTGCGCATCCAGGAACCGGCGGCGGACCTCGCCGCGGCCGCCGCGTTGGTCTCCTCGCTGGTAAACGCCCCGCTGCCGACCGACGCGGTCTATTTTGGCGAGATTTCGCTGTCCGGCGCGGTCCGCCCGGTGGCGCAGACGCCGGCGCGGCTGAAGGAGGCCTTAAAGCTCGGCTTTGGCCGCGCCATCCTGCCCGAATCGGCCCGCGGCGAGACCGGCGGCGACGCCGGGCTGTCGCTCAACAGCGTCGGCAATCTGACCACGCTGGTCGCCGAAATCGCCGCGCGCGGAACACCGAGGGGCAACCGGGGGGCGCCGAGGGGCGACCAGGGCGACTCTGGGAGCCCTGATCCGGTTGAGAAAAATGCCACCGGCCCGATTCCGTCGCGAGATCGGCTAAAGCGGGCGTGA
- a CDS encoding CvpA family protein, producing MPITILDLVLLGVMLISGLLAMVRGFMREILSIAAWGAAALVTLYAFSKLLPTAKTYFNNDTVAAVVVVAGTFIGTLIVVSIITVRISDMILDSRIGALDRTLGFLFGLARGLLIVVVAFMFFTWLVPDKQRPDWVTGAKSRVVLQGTGDWLMSLLPDDPENTILKKFKKNKPDDDSAADPDQATTPASGDGYSKPARDSLKKLIEKPAGH from the coding sequence ATGCCCATAACAATACTTGATCTCGTCCTGCTCGGGGTGATGCTGATCTCGGGCCTGCTTGCCATGGTGCGTGGCTTCATGCGCGAGATCCTGTCGATCGCGGCCTGGGGCGCCGCGGCGCTGGTGACGCTGTATGCGTTCTCGAAGCTGCTGCCGACCGCCAAGACCTATTTCAACAACGACACGGTCGCGGCCGTGGTCGTGGTGGCCGGCACCTTCATCGGCACCCTGATCGTGGTCTCCATCATCACGGTGCGCATTTCCGACATGATCCTGGATTCGCGGATCGGCGCGCTGGACCGGACCCTCGGCTTCCTGTTCGGGCTGGCTCGCGGCCTCCTGATCGTGGTCGTGGCGTTCATGTTCTTCACCTGGCTGGTCCCGGACAAGCAGCGGCCGGACTGGGTGACCGGGGCGAAGTCGCGGGTGGTGCTGCAGGGAACCGGGGATTGGCTGATGTCGCTCTTGCCTGACGACCCCGAGAACACCATCTTAAAGAAGTTCAAAAAGAATAAGCCGGACGATGATTCTGCTGCCGATCCCGATCAGGCTACCACGCCTGCGTCGGGCGACGGCTATAGTAAACCTGCCCGCGACAGCCTTAAAAAGCTGATCGAGAAACCTGCAGGCCATTGA